tgttcctgaaaacattaatttctgaaGTTGGAATGCTGAAATGCAGTTCAGATCCATCCACTGTTGAAACTTAAGCCACATTTCTATAATTTAGAgcacattaaaatattcataaatatatatgcacataaaaataaatattgagcTCTGTTGATATCTGGACAGGGGAAGTGTTGTGAAtcagatattccagtccatttTGAGGactggtctcagttttatgGACACTACAGTCACATATTCAGAGTCACACCAAAGGTTCTTAGCAAATCTCTAAGCCACGTACATTCTGAACATCTGAAGCATTTTGCTGAATTCATTTCTTGAAATCATTCAATAGTTGCTGTTTATTCTGACAAATACAAAGTACAAAATGAAGCAATGTTCTGCCTCACTTTGGTCTAAGATCTCCTGTATTTAAGGCTCAATTTAATAAATGTATGCACATAATGCTTTTGTTATATAGAAAGATGCCCAAATAGATCTTTAGATCCAAATTTCCCCaaatgtggaaaaaagaaatgcactTCAACTGATCAtctcttactgaaaaaaaaaacaaaatatgaagaTGAGCTTGAGATTTGGAATAACATTAGTGCTCCAAACTTTTGGTTTCATGTTGAGCTGACACTGGCCCTGCTGCTTTGATAGAACAAGGAGAATTTTATTAACTCAGAGTTCAttgaacattttctgctttttactgtttttcattttagtgcACATCTCTATCCCCAGACTTGAAAAGGGATTAAAATGCCAGATAGGAGACCGATCACTCAGCATTTCTAATCATGCATCAGAAATCTCAAGAGACATAGTTCTCACAAGATTTTCTACTCTTTGTAGACCATAAAAGGCTCAGATAACCTTCTAAAATCCACTctagtcattaaaaaaataggttCTCACTGAGAATCTAAAGTAGGCTCCTACTGCAGTGATCACATTCAATCAATCCAATTTCACTCCACtgcttcagaaattatttatgcaTTCATTCACTGGGAGCAACAGAAATCTTCATTCAAAACAATATTCTGACAATTGAAACAGGGCTGgaactattgaaaaaaaaaaaggggggggagaACCCTGGAGTACTGCAGGGAAACATTTCCATACACATTATATCATAATTTCAGATGGTGATAGGCATTTTCTTTGTAACTCTTTTTCATATTCATGTTCCAGTAATGTTCCAGAGCATCTGTCCTGTCATTGTGAGTGGAAGAATGTGCTCACCTGCTCAGCCTCCCTGATAAGCAGACAAAGACTGAATCATCTAAACTGCAAATTGGTAAGTTTagttttgcattttccattacCTTCATCACTGTGAAAGTGAATTTCAAATAAAGCAAGTGACTGACTTGCTTTCAGGGAGCTTTCTGGAAATTCCAGTCTTGGTAAATAAGAACTTCTGGTGCATGTTTTCCTGCAAGGTAAGTCTGGTAGAAAGAGGCACTTAATTGAACTGCCAAGGTGCTTAGAGGCATTAGTGTAACTACTTCATGTCCTGTTTATCTGTCTGTCATAAAATCTTTTGGCCTTGCTGAAAAATGTTGATGCTTTCAAAAATCCCAGCCTTTGCCTTTGTGAATGAATTcttgtgtatttaaaattagTGCAGATGTTATGTATCTGCTCTTTATAGAGAGACACTGCATTTCTGGCCCTGGGCACAGTCTGCCTTTTCAGCACCTAACACATAGCTCCCTATGCTGCTAAAGATAATAAATGTAGGAAGATAATGTCATGCCTTGAAGAGTGATGCTTTTACCAACTGATCAGTCTGCAGCTCAATTTGGGGGAACTGAACATGGATCAAATGATCTACTCTGAGAGGGAACAGcttctgcaaacacacagaatcTTCTATTAGCATCTGTGTGTGGATGGCAGGCAGTAAAAAGCCACAAACCACTACAATGTGCTTGTAGAAACTTTCAACCATTTCTTTCTGCGGCATAACAAAGCACAACCACACCTACACCCACACTCAGAGCAGTCTGCAAACCCAGAGGGGGAAAATAAGCCATGTGCTGAAGGTCTTTATTTTGTGGGATAGAGGTGACTTTTGATTTTGATCCATTGTGCtgaacattttaagaaaatgagtgaaaaaacaagcaggaggaagagagatGTGGTGCTTTCAGTCCTTGTGGGCTGAATCCTGGTTGAATGCAGAAACAGTGGCATCTAGTGGGCAGCTGCTCAGATCAGGAAAGGCACTGGATGTAAAACAGGTCAATGATTGGAGCTTATAATCATGCTTATCGTGGATGAAAGGTTTTCCCAGATCTGTTTTAATCCTtctctttaaaagcatttggaaaacaactatttttccagctttctcaCCTTCAATATTCAACTTTCAGAATGCTTGTTCTTCTGGTTTGCAGGCATGTAAGAAAGTccagcttttttccccaagattttagacatggaaaaaaaccaaacctgcaaCTAATCCTTGAACACACTCAATCTAGTTCAACTATAGAGGAATTCAAACTCAACGGAGCTTTGAAGGAAAGATCTCTGTAGaggaagagaattttaaaaacctgaagGACTCTGAAAAAGGGCTTAATTACATAATTCTGTAGCAATAGCTAAGTATATTTATGCAGTGTTTACTTTTTATGCTAATTATCTGTGCATTTTTTCACTGCTGAGTCACAATAAATGCTTGAGCTAATTTATTTACCCCTGATCCTAAGATCCTGTTCTCTTGTTAATTCACTGGATTCTATGTAAAACATTGTGTATATTTTATGGACATACAGAAATATACAATAAGCAGAATGAGGGGTTGCTGCATCCATGGCAATAGTCTAAAGCAGTCACATGCCTTCACTCTCTCTTCAGCTTTCAGTGTTTGCCAGTGATGAGCAAACTTATGAAAGtctgctgtgctgtcctggtctcctcttctctggctgccTCTCCCATAGGCTGGAGGGTGTTTCTGTGTTTacttgcaaaattaatttttatgaagGGATGGCTTGGCTTCTTAAATCTGGCAGAAGAGCTGAATGTCTTAAAAAGCAGTAACTTGGCTATATTCTTCATGATGACAGGATTCCTGAGGCATTCATAGGCTTTAGTCTAggtttcttttataatttttaacttCAACATTTTTAGttcattctcctttctttcatacttttttttttctccctttattcCCTATGTTTCAAACTTTCCTATATGCTGTCTGTTGCTTTTCTAGCCTTGAGGGACCAGGAGGTTCTTCAGTGGTCAGTTCTAGCCCAGAACAGAGGTGTAGATATTTATAAGATGGGTTTGGTTTGAACGTGAGTGCAAATATGAGTTGGCTCCTTTGCCCATCAGTCTGACACCAATGTGGGCTAAAGGCTCTTAGCACTACACCATAATTCCTTCCCTTATGAAGTGGGAGAGAATGTGGATCAGTGATCAGGAAGTACTTCACTTTTCTATGTTTCTAGTTTTCTCCTTGTTAATTAGACTTAATAATACTTCACTTCTGGTTGGAAATACCTACATGAGATCCTTTGGCCCACATGTGGAAAAGCAAACTGCAAAGCAATGAACAATATTCCACATTTGCCTTAGGATTAGCTCAGTGTTACTGAGAAGAACTGAGCAGAACCTTCTGCTTAACCTTCCTAGTTGCCTTCAAAATGAATGAGTATAACTAGGTGGGAgttctttcatttcaaagaagtACTTGAAAAACGACTTTCACAGGATGACAGTTGACATAATTGTcattaaatgaatttttcacTGTGCAAATAAAAACAGAGCCAGGATTTCACCTAGTGACTTTAACTCAAAGAGATATGCAGATTTAGATCTCTGTATTGAGAGAGTTATGAATGAAGCACACAATAGCAGCCTGATTATACTTTTTCACACTCCCAGATTTAATCTATCATTTATCTTGGCAGTAGGGGAAAGCAAGCCTTTGATGCTTTgagatttaaattatttccttggaGTCATCTAGCAGAGATGTTTTACTGGAAGAAAAGTATACCAGAAAAACTGTTAATCTAGTCCAGCCTGTCAAGAGCTCTGTAGCATTGATTACCTTATAGATATTCataaaattgtgttttatttttcttccaatcCTCAGGCTTTAAGTGGGAGTGCAGTGAGGAACTCTGAAATTACTTTGCTCCATTCATAACTAattctgttgctgctgcagatcACAGCAGTCATTTAAGAGCCATCAAGcaatttttatgttgttttgcAAGCATCATATGTTTTCCATCTGACTGTACAAGATAtcattttccaagaaaaaatacTTGTATAAGTTATAAGTTATAAAGGCACACAGGCAGGAAAGGGCTGGCTGGATTCATTTGCTCCTCCTGGCAGAATTACAAGGGAAAGGGATAATTATGCAGAGAAACTACACAATTATTCATCTGCACCATAGggcttcccagctgctggtcCTAGAAAGTCTTCTGATGTTGCCTTAGTACTTCACAAAACTGAGCCTCACTTCCAGTGAGTTTTGTCAGAATAGTATAGGAGACTAAGGGAACAAAATCATCTGCAAATGGAATTGAGTCAAGCATTTATTATGAAACAATACATGAAATACTCATCAGGCAGTAGGAAATAGTGTTACATAAATGTTGTATCTTAATGAAATATTGTTATTTAACCTAGAAAACTGTAATTAAGGATTCCTCCAAAGCCCACAAAGCCGGCCTTCTCTTCATGCTGGTGTTCTGCAATTTTCTATTGACCTTTCCCTCCAAGTTTCTTTTGCTTCAGACAGTCTAAACCTGTGCCCTTGAAAGGATACTCTAGGACTAATAAGTTGCCCATACCTCAGAAACTGTGGAAACTCTCAATTCAGTTATTCATGCATGCAATCATTGCTAGTAGAAAATACATGGTGGTCTAGAACTCATCAAGCCACTTAGAGCTGGAAGTTCTTTTGTATCGTGAGGAGTGCACTATACTGCAGAGAGGTTCTGCTCTACAGTGAGCACGTAGCCAATGCAGGAATAATCTTGTCCTCCTCAACACAATCATGTATAAATCCATGTGGagatctgcagaaaaaaaagaacacaataTCAAAATCCATGCTGACATTGGCCATACTAATGACATCTTAAGGGCTTCAAGTAATTTAAACTTTTCAAACATTAATTCCTCACAGTGGCCTGGGAGCGGCTGTTGGGAAGAATTCCTGTAGCTAAGTGAGCCAGCTTTCAACTGTGTCTCAGCTGGaagatttttttgaaaactgcCAACTTACCTCCTAAGGCTGAAGTTTGGGAAtgttatgtttttgtttttaaatgagtttCAGACCTTTGTTTTACTGTGGATTAATAGAGCCCCACTGAAGTCTACCACAATGTCCCAATTTTTAAAGGTATTCAGAGATGTACAAATAGATAAAACAATGTTAAGCAGATGAAGTTTCTGTCTTTTGAAACAGATCAGCTCTGACAGATACCATCTCTGTATTATGCTGCttaaaacttttgaaaatttaaagCTAAATCTCCAATTTTTATACTAAAAAGTTAAGTGAGAGCAATATAGCTTTACTTTTATGGTGATTATTCAAACTTATCTCAGTTGACAAATTTCATGTCTGTTTAAAAAACCTCCTTGCAGGTCAGACTGCATCCTGAATATCTCCAGGATAACAACTGAGTTTAATCCTGCCCCAGTTCCACTAAGTGAACAAGTACAAGACTTAAACACAACAGTTGGAAAAAGAACGCAAGCAGACAGGAGGGAAACAGGAGCAATCTGAAGCCACATTAATAAGAGTGTTCTGCAGTCACCAGCTTACACCCACATAGCAGAGAAATGCATAACCAGCATTTCATTAACGTGAACAGAACAGAGTGACGGAGTCGATGCCTGGGACACTTCTgttccctgcccctgctcagctgcccaACACCTTTCAGCACAAGGTGCTTCCCCCAGCCTTTGGTTATTCCCTTCTCTCCCAGTGTGTGGCTCTGCCTTTcattatggagaaaaaaagatgtacTGTAGAagaaatatgtatatatgtacatataccAGTTGTAGGGCAAGCAAACCCATTAGATTGGATGCACCAGATCCCTGTTGCAGTGTGGGAGGCAGTGAGGATTCAGCCAGTGTTCAAGGAATTGCTCTTCTGATCTCTGCTCCAAGCGCTGGAGGTAAAGCATATACTcctatttaaagaaaagcaaaagtcatTTAAGTGTGTAATCGCTCAATTTTAATGTCAGGCCAGGGACCCAGGATAATTTCACAGCTGATGGAAGAGCCAGTAATTTATCccttaaaataatcaaatataGTGAAATGGTGTTGCTGGTCAGCTTGCCCCAGCCTAGCAATATTTAATTAATGACATCATCTCCAGACCAGCAGAGGTGATGAGCAAGAATTATACAACAATATTCATAAATTAGGAATTCTGTATACACATTTCTTATTTGCATATCAACACAGAAACTTTTGTTAGGCCTAAGAGTACAAAGGATTCTCACAAATAGGTTTGTTATAGCCCCTTTTGAAAACTGGTTCCTGCTGCTTAAAGAACATTAACCCCTTGCAGGATCATGTGGCAGGACTGAAGGGTTCTAGTAGGTAGCACACACTAACTACACATTTCCCAAGACACAAGCTATTCTAGTGCTGCAGCCGGTTTATTTCCATTACTCTAAAAATTTATAAATCTAAAAATACTTGCAGCAATCAAATTTAAGCTCTTATCTATGCCAAATCTATATCTTATAAAATTACAACAGCTTTATCAAACCCCATTTGAAATTCCTTCAACAAAatcattctggttttattttaagcatAAGTTGTTCAAATTTTCAATACCTTTTGTGCTCATAATATCAAAATAAgttaaaacatttatatttattttatttatcaccAGTGCTGATTggtgataaataaaataatgtgaaTTTCCTACACCAATTTATAGAGAGAGGCTTTGGTCTCAGCAACAAATTCATTGAAATAAAGCAGGCTGTGTACCAAAAACTTGACCTCCATGAGGAACAAATGTAACTTATAAAAAGTCCCAGTCCTAGTGGGCTCATAAGCTTTGTGAACACCAGATacatttattcaaaataatcCCCCATTGCTTTGCAGAGGGGGCACTGCTGGAATGGAATCTGTAGCCTAAACCCTTTGCACTGGCCAAGTATTCCAGCATCAGGATCCTGCCTCTCACTGGGCTTCCTCTCCTTACAGCACCAGGAGACTTGGCTCAGATCTCTGGGGAGAGACTGCCTTAGGAACTGGCAGGGAACAGAACTATGGGACTGAGAAGATGCCATGTTATCAAAAGCAGAATCTCAGTCAAATTAAGTTTAAAACATGCTGATaacataaattacattttcttttaataatcaAATAGGGCTGATCTTTCTGTCTTAACTGAAGAGGTTTCTGACTCAAGCAGCACTGTGGAAGTCAAAGAGTGTCACAAAGAATTGCAAATTACATTCCCCAGCTCAGCATGATCTGGTCCAATACAAACAGCTTTTGCTTAAAACAGATGAACAGAGGTGGGTTCATCCCAGCATTCATTTCATTCTGCTACAAAGCATCCAtacaaaatcagtttttctcCTTGAGTCCATGTGCACAAGCTGtgcacagggaagcagcagccatGCACCTTCATTCACATGGAAAATCTCCATGTTCCACAGGgcaatgaggtttttttatcaGAAGATGTATCCTTTTCTACTGAAAACCTTGACATTTAGGGAGCAAAAACAAATACTCTTATGTTTGGATTTTCTTACAGAGGGTCAGCTTTGCTTTCTagataaaaaaaacaaaagaaaataaataaaagaaggtTGGAATTTCTCAAAAAGTGTTTGCTCCTAATCGTGGTAGGACAGAAAATGTCgaggacagagcagcagagtcagAAATCCAACATTTCTTTAGCCCTGaatccctcctctccccacacagagtcacagaattcaTAAGGATCACCACgtccaactccctgctcctcacaggaccaGCTAAAACTAAACCATAGATTAAATGTTGCACGCATGCATTTAGCTTCTTGCCATACAGGAATTACCTCAATCCAAGTGTTCTGctgcttcatttattttgtattcaaTATTTGTTATATTTACTACATAACCTTAATTGTGGTTATACAGCAGATGGGAGCTATATTCCTGCTCATTTCCAAAAACTTACAAGGCTTGTTTAACAACTTAGAAACCAACCCAGTCCTGAGTGTTGTGGGTAGCAGTGCAGCCTTCTGGTTTTTGGCTGTGTTGTGCAATTTTCAGTGTACAAGGTTGTCAACAAGCACAGAGCAACATCTGTGACAGCTTTGGTTTGTCAAGGTGTCCCCTTTGACAGTGTGTTCACCCAGTGTTGGGCAGGTAGATACTTTTTGGCTGGTGTACATTACACATTGGAAAGGGAAAACCAGAAGCTGTTTCTACAATCCTGCAAGGCACGAAGTGCTCTTCATGTCCTCTGGAGTACAGAAGTGTTCAGCACCTTGCTAAACTGAGTCCCCTGTGCTCATCACGTGCACAATCCCTTGTGTGCCCCTGACTGCGGTGGCTTTGCCTCTTCAGAACCATGTAATTTTAGCTCAGATTACTTACTTTAGAAAGAAATAGGCAGTAGTTTTAAAATACCTTAAGTACCCTTGATGAGTGCAGGATTATGTGTTAGGTCTTGTCaaagcaaggaaaacagaaggctctttaattctttttcttttgttgtaaTAGggtttagaaagaaataaatttaaatattgcatGAAAATCTAAAACTGTTGCATTAAGCTGGCAACTAAAAACTCTTACAATATCATAAAAAACCATCCTATCTGTAGCATccacaaagtaatttttaaagctggTTGAGAACTACCTCAGCCTCCACAGTGACCACTGACAACTCcatctcctctctgcctgcagtgCAGAATGTACTGTAAGCAGAAGACCTTTCCTGTTACTTAGTTTTTCAGCAACAAGCTGATGAAATCCACATCTCTATAAATTAAAAGCCACTTTCTTATCAATAATTTGATTGGTATTTTTGAACCATGATAAATAATCTCCTCATTCTGCAAGTGAACATTTCCTGAGCAATACTCAGCACTTACATAATGCTTTAACTGTAATTGAAAGAATTTAAaggagtttttttaatatttcatggAACAACTCAGCTGCTTTAAAGGGTGATATTCATAACATATTGCCTGGAAGCAATAGAAATTTAATACTAAGCACAaaaattttgggggatttggtgttgggttttttcagttaATGTAATTTAAGAGTAAATGTCATAAATCACCCTCATTGGTTCATCAGGGAAACCAGCTTTTCTTGGTCTGTCTTCACGACGAGTCCTCAGCATCTGTTTGGCATCTTTTTCAGACAAAATTGGTGACGTGTCTAAAGacagaacagcagaaattaattctgaaattatCAAAAAGTTAGTATTTTATCTATCAGCTCTGAAATAAACATTCCCAAACCTGACTTTTTTTCTATAAACAGTGTTCTTTCATtacagccccttcccagggatATTGCATTCCAAGAGATAGGAGTGgaattttaaaccatttttatatttgtgttttctcttgtcctACTAGTATGAAGCAAAGCCCACATATTCATGGTACTATAAAATGAGCAAATACAACCAAAAGCACCACCAAACCACTGGCATTAGTTGCTCTTCCAActctttgctcttttctgtgtTGCTTTATAGgattttttcaaagtaattagTTAGATACATTGCAAAAAAAGCTTGCATTGAACATTCCACTTGCAGGACTTtggtaaaatattaaaatagtaagcaagtaaaactaaaattttGGGGTTTACAACAAATGACTACAGTGTGGTAATGCAGAAAGTTAAATATCAAATACAACATCGTGATTGTTAAAAATCAAATCATGGAAAGCctgcaatattaaaatatttgagttttaaaaattaaatatattaaaatatatgaaaaattaatacTAAAATATAAGGCTGACAAACTAATACTACTTATATGCTCTGCATCTCTACACATATGCAGGTTTGTTGATATAAACTCTTACCTGTAACAGTGGTCAGCAGGACCAAAAAGGAGACAAACACaagaaatttcttcattttgattCTGCTTTCTCTCAGTCTGTTCCAAAATGAGCAACCCTGACTGAGGCATTTGCCTATTTGAAGGAGCTACGTCAGTCCCAAATGTTTGTTTATGCTTTAATTTGAGTGATAGTATGATTCTGAAGACATGTGGTCTGAAGCTTTGAATTAGTCTATTATCTGCTCACACATTCTCTGCATAACTCTGTTcctgagggaaagaaaatagaaggcCTTTTTTTCCACCTCAGGCTTCAGAGCTACACTGGGTATTTTAAACTTGTGAAAATAAAGCCTATCCCCTTATATTTAGCATGGCAAGCAAAGGTTTTTGGTGCCCAAGGTTAactattgttttttaaaagaaacaactgCCCAGTACTGTTAATCTCAGAGGCAGCTGCAAAGGGGCCCCTTTTTCAAAGATTATCTCTAACTTTGCTCCAGCAGAAAAGTACTTACTAATAGGGTTTAACTCTAGCAAAGCCAAGTTATGACTGCtgagaaacacagcagagttttctattaaattaatagaaccataaaaatgaaaacccaCATAGTTCTCCTCCTTTCAGGATAAGTTGGTAGAAAACAGGATTATAAAGCATATAAGCATAGTGTTAAGTATTGACAAATGTCACTGCAAAAAAGGTAGTTTTGGCTTTGAGAAATGTCTAGAGCTCTTCTGGGCAGTCCTATGCTGAACACATGGTACCAGCATCACCAATTCGTAGGGCATGAAATGCATCCCTTCAACTTTAAGATATAAAATAGGTAGTTGGAGTTCATCATTGGCTCTTACATGAGGAAAGTGAGGAATTTCCTTGGAAACCCAAGTGTTGCCCAACTGTACAGTATGtgcatttttcagtgtttttttttaaagataccAAGACCCTAGAATCCAATCAATTTTGTATATGCTGTATGAATTTACATCATTGCTCACAATACTGTTTTGAAAGTGCAAAAACCTGTAGGTTCTAATGGCAGCCACTATTTTTAGAACTGCTCCAGGGCAACAATCGACCATGTAATGACAGGACGAAATTATGAGAGGAAGCTATTTATGGTTGGGCAATAAAGCACAACCATGGGGAGGACAAATACAGCACAAAGGCACAACTTTGGGGGACCTCACTGCTGAATCTGAAATGTAGTGAGGTGGGGATCGGGCTTTTCTGCTGGGCCTACAGAGGACcaggggaaatggcctcaagctgagGCAGTGGAGATTCAGATTAAAGATTATCATCGTTTGGTGTGGTCAGGCTTTgggaagggctgcccagggaggtggtggagtccccatccctggagatgctcAAGAGGATCTGGACCTGGCATGGGTGCTGTGGTTTAGTGGTTACAGTGGCAGTGTCACTCGGACCGAGTGATCGTAAAGGCCTCTTCCAACTCTGATGACTCCATGATTCTAGGGCAGAACGAAATTATGGGGGAAAACATTTATGGTTGGGCAATAAAGGCACAAAAACGGCGGGCACTCAGCCCCAAGCCAGCGCGGCCTTCCCCTCGGGTCTGGGCCTGgcggagctggagctggagccgGAGCGGAGCCGCTTCGCCAGGCACTGTCGCGGCCGCTGTGCGCCGCTGGCGACATCCCCGCTGTCGCGACAGACGGGGGCCGGGCGGCGCCCGTGTCCTGGCAACGGCCCCGGGCCGCTTCCGCTTCCGCCGCCCCGCGCATCCCGCGGCGCCGCTCCGAGCCCGCCGtgcgccccggccccggctccgccGGCAGCTCCGGGGCGGGCCGAGGGCCGGAGCTCGCTGTCCGCTCCGCCCCGTGTGCCCCGCGGAGGGGTCCGGGGCAGCGGCGAGGGACAGCCGGGGCCGCGCGGCCGCGCCCTCCCGGCGCCGGGGACAGCGGCAGGAGGAGCCCGGGGACGCCCGGCGCTGCGCAAggcccgggcgggcggcggtggAGCCCCGGCCGGAGCCCTGCCGTCGGCCCGATGTGGCGCAGGTCGGTGCCGGGCCCCGAGGAGGGATTCGAAGATGGTGCGTGAAGCTGCGCCTTGGCTCCCTGAGCGAAGGGGCCGTTCCGGGGCTCGCCCCGCCGCCTGCCCGAGATGTGCGAGGGGTTAGGCCGGGGAGGCGCAGGGATGGAGGGCTCGGGCGATGCCTCCCGCGCCGGGGCCGACTGGCGCCTGGCCGTGTGGACCCTGTGCTCCGTGCTGCTGCCCGTGCTCATCACGGCGTGGTGCAGCTTCCAGCGGTCGAGGCGGCAGCTGCTGATCCGGGACATCTTCCGCAAGAGCAAACACGACTGGCACTACACGGACCTCTTCGGGCCGCCCTCGTACTGCTGCGTGTGCGCCCAGCACATTCTCCGCGGCgccttctgcagctgctgcggGCTGCGCGTCTGCGAGGCCTGCCTGAAGAAGGCGGACCAGCGCTTCCTCTGCAAGGAGATCATGATGAGGGGCACCGCGGGAGCCGCCAGCTCCATGCCACACCACTGGATCAGGGGCAAtgtccctctctgcagctgctgcatggTCTGCAAACAACAGTGCGGCACGCAGCCCAAGCTCTGCGACTACAGGTACCGCGAGGCAGTCTGACTGTGCAGGAGCACTACAGTGCCATGTCGGTGTTCTGTTTTCCACAGGGTTGGCGGGAGACCACACCCCAAAAGAGATCCTGCAGTAGTCAGATAAgctactgttaaaaaaaaaaacatcttcaaagaacctaaaattaaaatagatgCTTGTGAGTCATAGATTAAGAGTGTGGCATTGCATCTCACGTCCACTCGTTCTCTTAATTGCATTACTCTAGCATGATGTGCAGGCTGCTGTATAATTACATACAAGAGACTCTCAGTGTCCAAAGGAGTTTGTATTTTAGGGGATGGTATTAGGAAGTTTCTAATAAATTTGCTGGTTGTACAGCGGATAGCCTGAGCAGTTTGACTGGCACAGCTCACAGTTCAGAGAACCAAAGTGTGCATCTCAAAATTGGCATCTGCTCAgtataaataaagc
This window of the Motacilla alba alba isolate MOTALB_02 chromosome 18, Motacilla_alba_V1.0_pri, whole genome shotgun sequence genome carries:
- the C18H17orf67 gene encoding uncharacterized protein C17orf67 homolog, whose translation is MKKFLVFVSFLVLLTTVTDTSPILSEKDAKQMLRTRREDRPRKAGFPDEPMREYMLYLQRLEQRSEEQFLEHWLNPHCLPHCNRDLVHPI